A single region of the Streptococcus sanguinis genome encodes:
- the cysS gene encoding cysteine--tRNA ligase: MIKIYDTMTRSLREFVPIEEGKVRMYVCGPTVYNYIHVGNARSTVAFDTVRRYFEYRGFEVNYISNFTDVDDKIIHRAKEEGITPKEVADKYIAAFREDVTALGVKPATQHPRVIDFMEAIIDFVQTLVDKGYAYESEGDVYFRVEKSRDYAKLANKTLADLELGASGRTDEETARKENPVDFALWKAAKPGEISWESPWGAGRPGWHIECSVMSTEILGDTIDIHGGGADLEFPHHTNEIAQSEAKTGQTFSNYWMHNGFVNIDDVKMSKSLGNFITVHDALKTIDGQVLRFFFATQHYRKPINFTEKAVHDAATNLKYLKNTYEQPFTGQADSAQLQAFLDKFTAAMDEDFNAANGITVVFELAKWINSGNYTAEVKAAFAKLLEVFGIVFVEEVLDADIERLIEERQEARANRDFATADRIRDELAAQGIKLLDTKDGVRWTRD; this comes from the coding sequence ATGATTAAAATTTACGACACCATGACCCGCAGCCTACGTGAATTTGTGCCCATTGAAGAGGGCAAGGTTCGCATGTATGTCTGCGGTCCGACGGTTTATAACTATATCCATGTCGGCAATGCCCGCTCAACAGTAGCTTTTGACACAGTTCGTCGCTATTTTGAGTATCGGGGATTTGAGGTCAATTATATTTCCAATTTTACAGATGTAGATGATAAGATTATCCATCGCGCCAAGGAAGAAGGCATCACACCAAAAGAAGTGGCGGACAAGTATATCGCGGCTTTTCGTGAGGATGTGACGGCCTTAGGTGTCAAGCCGGCTACTCAGCATCCGCGTGTGATTGACTTTATGGAGGCAATCATTGACTTCGTGCAGACTTTGGTGGACAAGGGCTACGCCTATGAGTCAGAGGGTGATGTCTACTTCCGCGTCGAAAAGTCTCGTGATTATGCCAAATTAGCCAATAAAACCTTGGCAGACTTGGAGTTAGGTGCTTCTGGTCGGACAGATGAGGAGACTGCTCGTAAGGAAAATCCAGTGGACTTTGCTCTCTGGAAGGCGGCCAAGCCGGGCGAGATTTCCTGGGAAAGTCCTTGGGGAGCAGGTCGTCCGGGCTGGCACATCGAGTGTTCGGTCATGTCGACGGAGATCTTGGGTGATACTATTGATATCCACGGTGGTGGGGCAGACCTAGAGTTTCCTCACCATACCAATGAAATCGCCCAGTCAGAGGCCAAGACTGGTCAGACTTTTTCCAACTACTGGATGCACAATGGCTTTGTCAACATTGATGACGTCAAGATGTCCAAATCTCTAGGCAATTTTATCACTGTTCACGATGCCCTCAAGACCATTGACGGTCAGGTACTGCGTTTCTTCTTTGCTACCCAGCATTACCGCAAGCCGATTAATTTCACAGAAAAAGCTGTTCATGATGCAGCGACTAATCTCAAGTATTTGAAGAATACCTATGAGCAGCCTTTCACTGGTCAGGCAGACTCTGCTCAGCTTCAGGCCTTTCTGGACAAGTTCACAGCTGCAATGGACGAAGATTTTAATGCGGCTAATGGTATCACGGTTGTCTTCGAGCTGGCTAAGTGGATCAACTCTGGTAACTACACCGCTGAAGTTAAGGCAGCCTTTGCAAAGCTCTTAGAAGTTTTTGGTATCGTCTTCGTAGAAGAAGTTTTGGACGCGGACATTGAGCGCTTGATTGAGGAACGCCAAGAAGCGCGGGCTAATCGAGATTTTGCGACAGCAGACCGTATTCGAGATGAATTGGCCGCTCAGGGTATCAAGCTTTTGGATACTAAGGATGGAGTGAGGTGGACACGTGACTGA
- the cysE gene encoding serine O-acetyltransferase: MGWWKESIDIVKENDPAARTSLEVLLTYPGIKALAAHRLSHFLWRHGFKLLARMHSQFWRFWTQIEIHPGAQIESGVFIDHGSGLVIGETAIVEKGAMLYHGVTLGGTGKDTGKRHPTVRRGALVSAHAQVIGPIEIGEKAKVGAGAVVVADVPSDVTVVGVPAKIVRVHGEKDEPTIHEVEEKREYYLDKLEHAREASHHSSSL; the protein is encoded by the coding sequence ATGGGTTGGTGGAAGGAATCCATTGATATTGTAAAAGAAAATGACCCGGCGGCACGAACGTCGCTGGAAGTCTTGCTAACCTATCCAGGCATCAAAGCTTTGGCGGCCCACCGCCTCTCGCATTTTTTGTGGCGGCACGGCTTCAAGCTGTTAGCGCGCATGCACAGTCAATTCTGGCGTTTCTGGACCCAGATTGAGATTCATCCTGGCGCTCAGATTGAGTCAGGTGTCTTCATTGACCATGGCAGTGGCCTGGTGATTGGAGAAACGGCCATTGTGGAGAAGGGTGCCATGCTTTACCACGGTGTGACCCTGGGCGGTACGGGCAAGGATACAGGCAAACGGCATCCGACCGTGCGTCGGGGTGCCTTGGTCTCTGCCCATGCTCAAGTCATCGGACCAATTGAGATTGGTGAAAAAGCCAAGGTCGGAGCCGGTGCAGTTGTCGTGGCTGATGTTCCAAGTGATGTGACAGTGGTTGGCGTACCAGCCAAGATTGTCCGTGTTCATGGTGAGAAAGACGAGCCAACCATTCATGAGGTAGAGGAGAAACGGGAATACTATCTAGACAAGCTAGAGCATGCCCGTGAAGCTAGCCACCATTCGTCAAGTCTTTAG
- a CDS encoding nucleoside phosphorylase encodes MLLEEFEDVAAVIEPTDRQIIDKGEVCETIILSFNGEILKRLVESEEVYPGGYLKSINGQHPWYIYDQGTSKLAVMLAPIGAPMIVGQLEELAARGFKNFIILGSCGVLDRSIEADKIILPAAALRDEGTSYHYAPPGDEVAYDESLLIELEAIFDKHDIEHIRTKSWTTDAFYRETPDKVKRRLAAGAQVVDMEASAIMAWSQFRKTKVYQFFYTADYVDHHNRIWDARHEERTADAMTFFTIALTIAKELER; translated from the coding sequence ATGCTATTAGAGGAATTTGAAGATGTAGCAGCAGTCATTGAGCCAACAGATAGGCAGATTATTGACAAGGGGGAGGTATGCGAAACCATCATCCTGTCTTTTAATGGCGAAATTCTGAAACGTTTGGTCGAGTCAGAGGAAGTCTATCCGGGAGGCTATTTGAAAAGCATCAACGGACAGCATCCATGGTATATTTATGACCAAGGAACTAGCAAGCTAGCAGTTATGTTGGCTCCGATTGGGGCTCCCATGATAGTCGGCCAGCTGGAGGAGTTGGCGGCCAGAGGCTTCAAGAATTTCATCATTCTAGGTTCCTGTGGCGTTTTGGATCGCTCAATTGAGGCGGATAAGATTATCTTGCCGGCTGCTGCTTTGCGAGATGAAGGGACTAGCTATCACTATGCCCCACCGGGTGACGAAGTCGCCTATGACGAGTCTCTGCTGATCGAGCTGGAAGCCATCTTTGACAAGCACGATATTGAGCATATCCGCACCAAGTCTTGGACGACTGATGCCTTTTATCGAGAAACACCTGATAAGGTCAAGCGTCGCTTGGCTGCCGGTGCCCAAGTGGTGGACATGGAAGCTTCGGCTATCATGGCTTGGAGTCAATTTCGCAAGACCAAGGTCTATCAGTTCTTCTACACAGCTGACTATGTGGATCATCATAACCGAATCTGGGATGCCCGCCATGAAGAGCGGACAGCTGATGCCATGACTTTTTTCACTATCGCTTTGACAATAGCAAAGGAACTAGAAAGGTAA
- the pnp gene encoding polyribonucleotide nucleotidyltransferase, producing MTKQVFKTIFAGRELVVETGQVAKQANGSAVVRYGESTVLTAATMSKKMATGDFFPLQVNYEEKMYAAGKYPGGFNKREGRPSTDATLTARLIDRPIRPMFAEGFRNEVQVINTVLSYDEDASPQMAAMFGSSLALSISDIPFNGPIAGVQVGYVDGEFIINPSKEQKEVSLLELTVAGTKEAINMVESGAKELSEDIMLEALLKGHEAVKELIAFQEEIVVAVGKEKAEVELLHVDEELQAEIVAVYNSDLQKAVQVEEKLAREAATQAVKDQVTVVYEDKYADHEEFDRIMRDVAEILEQMEHAEVRRLITEDKVRPDGRKVDEIRPLDAEVDYLPRVHGSGLFTRGQTQALSVLTLAPMGETQIVDGLDPEYKKRFMHHYNFPQYSVGETGRYGAPGRREIGHGALGERALEQVLPSLEEFPYAIRLVAEVLESNGSSSQASICAGTLALMAGGVPIKAPVAGIAMGLISDGNNYTVLTDIQGLEDHFGDMDFKVAGTREGITALQMDIKIEGITAEILTEALAQAKKARFEILDLIEATIPAPRLELAPTAPKIDTIKIDVDKIKIVIGKGGETIDKIIAETGVKIDIDEEGNVSIYSSDQDAINRAKEIIAGLVREAKVDEVYHAKVVRIEKFGAFVNLFDKTDALVHISELAWTRTNNVEDVVQIGDEVDVKVIKIDAKGRVDASMKVLLPRPPKSDKPKHHHDKGHHPHKEHKGHKDHQESPKTEE from the coding sequence ATGACAAAACAAGTTTTTAAAACTATTTTTGCAGGCCGTGAGCTGGTAGTTGAAACCGGACAGGTTGCAAAGCAGGCAAATGGCAGCGCCGTTGTTCGATATGGAGAAAGTACCGTTTTAACTGCGGCAACCATGTCCAAAAAGATGGCTACTGGTGACTTTTTCCCATTGCAGGTCAACTATGAGGAAAAAATGTATGCGGCTGGGAAATATCCTGGCGGCTTTAACAAGCGCGAAGGCCGTCCGTCAACAGATGCGACTTTGACAGCACGCTTGATTGACCGTCCGATTCGCCCTATGTTTGCGGAAGGTTTCCGCAATGAAGTTCAGGTTATCAATACAGTTCTTTCTTATGACGAAGATGCTTCGCCTCAAATGGCTGCTATGTTCGGTAGCTCTTTGGCTCTTTCTATCTCAGATATTCCTTTTAATGGCCCTATCGCAGGAGTTCAGGTCGGCTATGTAGATGGTGAATTTATCATCAATCCTAGCAAGGAACAAAAAGAAGTTTCACTTTTGGAACTGACAGTGGCTGGTACCAAAGAGGCTATCAACATGGTAGAGTCTGGAGCCAAGGAACTTTCTGAAGATATCATGCTGGAAGCTCTTCTCAAAGGGCACGAAGCGGTCAAAGAATTGATTGCCTTCCAAGAAGAAATCGTTGTGGCAGTCGGCAAGGAAAAAGCGGAAGTGGAACTGCTGCATGTTGATGAAGAGTTGCAGGCAGAGATTGTCGCAGTCTACAACAGCGACTTGCAAAAGGCTGTTCAGGTAGAAGAAAAGCTGGCGCGTGAAGCCGCAACTCAGGCTGTCAAAGACCAAGTCACAGTAGTTTATGAAGATAAATACGCGGACCACGAAGAATTCGACCGTATCATGCGTGATGTGGCTGAAATCTTGGAGCAAATGGAGCATGCAGAAGTGCGGCGTTTGATTACCGAAGATAAGGTCCGTCCTGATGGTCGTAAGGTTGATGAAATCCGTCCGCTGGATGCGGAAGTGGATTACCTGCCGCGCGTGCATGGTTCTGGTCTCTTTACTCGTGGGCAAACCCAAGCCTTGTCTGTTCTGACTCTGGCACCAATGGGCGAAACGCAAATCGTGGACGGCTTGGATCCAGAATACAAGAAACGTTTCATGCATCACTATAATTTCCCGCAATACTCTGTTGGTGAGACAGGTCGTTATGGGGCTCCTGGCCGTCGTGAAATCGGACATGGTGCTCTTGGGGAACGTGCCTTGGAGCAAGTCTTGCCTAGCTTGGAAGAGTTTCCTTACGCTATCCGTCTAGTAGCGGAAGTCTTGGAGTCAAACGGTTCTTCTTCACAGGCCTCTATCTGTGCGGGCACTTTGGCTCTGATGGCCGGTGGTGTGCCGATTAAGGCACCGGTTGCCGGAATTGCTATGGGCTTGATTTCAGATGGCAACAACTATACAGTTCTGACCGATATTCAAGGTTTGGAAGACCACTTTGGCGACATGGACTTTAAGGTAGCTGGTACTCGTGAAGGGATTACCGCCCTGCAGATGGATATCAAGATTGAAGGAATTACAGCAGAAATCTTAACAGAAGCTCTTGCTCAGGCTAAGAAAGCCCGTTTTGAAATCCTAGATTTGATTGAAGCGACGATTCCGGCTCCACGTCTTGAATTGGCTCCGACCGCTCCGAAAATCGACACCATCAAGATTGATGTGGACAAGATTAAGATTGTCATCGGTAAAGGTGGAGAAACCATCGATAAGATCATCGCTGAGACCGGTGTTAAGATTGACATTGATGAAGAGGGCAATGTATCCATCTACTCTAGCGACCAAGATGCCATCAATCGTGCTAAGGAAATCATTGCTGGCTTGGTCCGCGAAGCAAAAGTGGACGAAGTTTACCATGCCAAGGTTGTTCGGATTGAGAAATTCGGTGCCTTTGTCAATCTCTTTGACAAGACAGATGCACTGGTTCACATCTCAGAGTTAGCTTGGACTCGGACTAACAATGTTGAGGATGTTGTACAAATCGGTGATGAAGTGGATGTCAAGGTTATCAAGATTGATGCCAAAGGTCGGGTAGATGCTTCCATGAAAGTATTGCTGCCGCGTCCACCAAAGTCTGATAAGCCAAAACATCATCATGACAAGGGACATCATCCACACAAGGAGCACAAAGGTCACAAAGACCATCAAGAAAGTCCTAAAACAGAAGAATAA
- a CDS encoding Mini-ribonuclease 3 has protein sequence MTDVNLINGIALAFEGDAVYSMYIRRHLIFQGLTKPNQLHREATKYVSAKAQANLISLMLEEGILTEKEEDIYKRGRNANSHTKAKNTDIVTYRMSTGFEAVMGYLHMTEAIERLEELIDWCIKRVEESK, from the coding sequence GTGACTGATGTCAACCTGATTAACGGTATTGCTCTCGCCTTTGAGGGAGATGCTGTCTACTCCATGTATATCCGGCGTCACCTGATTTTTCAGGGGCTGACCAAGCCTAATCAGCTGCACAGGGAAGCGACTAAGTATGTTTCTGCCAAGGCTCAGGCTAATCTCATCTCTCTCATGCTGGAAGAAGGGATTCTGACGGAAAAGGAAGAGGATATCTACAAGCGTGGCCGCAATGCCAACAGCCATACCAAGGCTAAGAATACGGACATCGTCACCTACCGTATGTCTACCGGCTTTGAGGCAGTCATGGGCTACCTGCATATGACCGAAGCAATTGAGCGACTGGAAGAGCTGATTGACTGGTGTATCAAACGGGTGGAGGAAAGCAAATAA
- a CDS encoding dihydrofolate reductase family protein: MAVYFYGCITMDGYLADSQHRIDWLHQLGSVEDTGYDDFYRQMDITIMGKRTFEEIQDLQDVESFYQATENYVFTHDRHLPVSNYQPVAGDVVDFVHQIDKGKNVFVIGGNSLVGPLLDADLFDHLIIQIAPLILGKGVPLFTQEEGQRFYQLDSLRQFGPFAELVFSRKSQK, from the coding sequence ATGGCAGTATATTTTTACGGCTGTATCACCATGGATGGCTACTTGGCAGACAGCCAGCACAGGATAGACTGGCTGCATCAGCTTGGTTCTGTAGAGGATACAGGCTATGATGACTTTTACAGGCAAATGGATATCACCATCATGGGCAAGCGGACTTTTGAGGAAATCCAAGATTTGCAAGATGTAGAAAGTTTTTATCAAGCTACGGAAAACTATGTCTTTACGCATGATAGGCACCTGCCTGTCAGCAATTACCAGCCAGTAGCTGGGGATGTGGTGGACTTTGTTCACCAGATTGACAAAGGCAAAAATGTCTTTGTGATTGGTGGTAATTCCTTGGTAGGACCGCTCTTGGATGCGGATCTTTTCGACCACCTCATTATTCAGATAGCACCCCTTATCCTAGGAAAGGGGGTTCCCCTCTTTACCCAAGAGGAAGGGCAGCGCTTTTACCAACTGGATAGCCTCAGACAATTTGGCCCTTTTGCAGAGCTGGTTTTCAGCCGAAAAAGTCAGAAATAG
- the pepF gene encoding oligoendopeptidase F, translating to MEQKHRSEFPENELWDLTALYQDQEDFLRAIEKAREDIQKFVRDYQGKLSTFEDFERAFAELEQIYIQISHIGNYGFMPQTTDYGDESFAQIAQAAMEFETEANVALSFFDDALVGADEAVLEKLGQEPHLTSAIRQAKIKKAHYLGADVEKALTNLGEVFYSPQDIYTKMRAGDFAMADFEVDGKVYKNSFVTYENFYQNHENAEIREKAFRSFSEGLRQHQNTAAAAYLAQVKSEKLLADMKGYDSVFDYLLAEQEVDRSMFDRQIDLIMSEFAPVAQKYLKHVAKVNGLEKMTFADWKLDLDSELNPEVSIDDAYDLVMKSVEPLGQEYCQEVARYKEERWVDFAANAGKDSGGYAADPYRVHPYVLMSWTGRMSDVYTLIHEIGHSGQFIFSDNHQSYFNAHMSTYYVEAPSTFNELLLSDYLEHQFDNPRQKRFALAHRLTDTYFHNFITHLLEAAFQRKVYTFIEEGGTFGASKLNAIMKEVLTDFWGDAVEIDDDAALTWMRQAHYYMGLYSYTYSAGLVISTAGYLHLKNDENGARDWLELLKSGGSKTPLESAMIIGADISTDKPLRDTIQFLSDTVDQIIAYSNELGE from the coding sequence ATGGAACAAAAACATCGTTCTGAATTCCCGGAAAATGAACTCTGGGACCTAACAGCCCTTTACCAAGACCAAGAGGACTTCCTGCGAGCCATCGAAAAGGCCAGAGAGGACATCCAGAAATTCGTCCGTGATTATCAAGGCAAACTTAGCACTTTCGAAGATTTTGAACGGGCATTTGCTGAGTTAGAGCAGATTTATATCCAAATCAGCCACATCGGCAACTACGGTTTTATGCCACAGACCACTGACTATGGCGACGAGAGCTTTGCGCAGATTGCCCAAGCAGCCATGGAGTTTGAGACCGAGGCCAATGTCGCACTCAGCTTCTTTGACGACGCTCTGGTCGGTGCAGACGAGGCTGTCTTGGAGAAACTAGGCCAAGAGCCCCATTTGACCTCAGCCATTCGCCAGGCTAAAATCAAAAAAGCCCACTATCTAGGAGCAGATGTCGAAAAAGCCTTGACTAATCTAGGTGAGGTATTTTACAGTCCACAGGATATTTACACCAAGATGCGGGCTGGCGACTTTGCCATGGCTGACTTCGAAGTAGACGGTAAAGTTTACAAAAACAGCTTTGTCACCTATGAGAATTTCTATCAAAACCATGAAAATGCAGAAATCCGCGAAAAAGCTTTCCGCTCTTTCTCAGAAGGTCTTCGTCAGCATCAAAATACTGCCGCTGCTGCCTATCTAGCTCAGGTCAAGTCTGAAAAATTGCTGGCTGACATGAAAGGCTACGACTCTGTCTTTGACTACTTACTGGCAGAGCAAGAAGTTGATCGCTCTATGTTTGACCGGCAAATTGACTTGATTATGAGCGAATTTGCCCCAGTAGCTCAGAAATACCTCAAGCATGTCGCTAAGGTAAACGGACTTGAAAAAATGACCTTTGCCGACTGGAAACTGGACTTGGACAGCGAGCTCAATCCCGAAGTCAGCATTGATGACGCCTATGACCTCGTCATGAAGTCAGTCGAGCCACTCGGACAAGAGTATTGTCAAGAAGTTGCCCGCTACAAGGAAGAACGCTGGGTCGACTTTGCGGCCAATGCTGGAAAGGATTCTGGAGGCTATGCTGCGGATCCTTATCGGGTTCACCCTTATGTCCTCATGAGCTGGACTGGCCGCATGAGCGATGTCTATACTTTGATTCACGAAATCGGCCACTCCGGTCAGTTTATCTTCTCTGACAATCACCAAAGCTATTTCAACGCCCACATGTCCACCTACTATGTGGAAGCACCGTCTACCTTTAATGAGCTCCTGCTCAGTGATTATCTGGAGCACCAATTTGATAATCCTCGCCAAAAACGCTTTGCCCTGGCTCACCGTCTGACGGATACTTACTTCCACAACTTCATCACCCACTTGCTGGAAGCTGCCTTCCAACGCAAGGTCTATACTTTTATTGAAGAAGGCGGAACTTTCGGCGCAAGCAAACTCAACGCTATCATGAAAGAAGTCTTGACGGACTTCTGGGGCGATGCCGTTGAAATCGACGACGATGCTGCCTTAACTTGGATGCGCCAAGCCCACTACTACATGGGGCTGTACAGCTACACTTACTCCGCAGGATTGGTTATCTCTACCGCCGGCTACCTACATCTGAAAAATGACGAAAATGGTGCCCGTGACTGGCTTGAGCTACTCAAATCTGGCGGCAGCAAGACTCCGCTTGAGTCAGCTATGATTATTGGAGCAGATATTTCGACGGATAAACCACTCCGCGACACCATCCAGTTCTTGTCCGACACCGTTGATCAGATTATTGCTTACAGTAACGAGTTGGGGGAGTAG
- a CDS encoding DUF6287 domain-containing protein, whose protein sequence is MKKYFTLSVATLSLLLLCACSNKKQTESSSSRVSSSKTSSSSSKSSSSKKVEKTDIKLYDSILNMYAQAIQNPKANQQHQEINWIVSQANIHPQVYSGVFYSYYDLDKNGIEELIVAMGRVNADVKYDLLDIYTIDDQKPLRLTNKENQLDMIGERMILAPLEDGSFLYRGASSATEAQYIHYNFNQKGNALEKVAEGASQDSLGQLPAFLDLSILDWKALGKTETNTESSTSSMNEEAIKNGDYSSIAGTWKSGTGNTLVFDANGLVSETQHLSEYGAKDMYGFVSIGVLPTQGAGGYVIAFIPKGKDYTITNAGETYKDASDHDRDRIWAGQGLGTNTDPNSFYYKID, encoded by the coding sequence GTGAAAAAATACTTTACTCTGTCGGTAGCGACTTTATCTTTGCTTTTGCTCTGTGCTTGCAGTAATAAGAAGCAAACAGAATCTTCTTCTAGTAGGGTTTCTAGTAGCAAGACTAGCAGTTCCTCTAGCAAATCTTCTTCTAGCAAAAAGGTTGAAAAAACTGATATAAAACTTTATGATTCTATTTTGAATATGTATGCTCAGGCGATTCAGAATCCGAAAGCTAATCAACAACACCAAGAGATTAATTGGATTGTTTCTCAAGCAAATATTCATCCACAAGTTTATAGCGGAGTCTTCTATAGTTATTATGACCTAGATAAAAACGGAATAGAAGAGTTGATTGTTGCTATGGGGCGCGTGAATGCTGATGTGAAGTATGATCTTCTGGATATTTATACTATTGATGACCAAAAACCACTTCGATTGACAAACAAAGAGAACCAGTTAGATATGATTGGAGAGCGGATGATTTTGGCTCCTTTGGAAGATGGATCATTCCTTTATAGAGGAGCTTCTTCAGCTACTGAGGCTCAATATATTCATTACAATTTCAATCAAAAAGGCAATGCACTGGAAAAAGTGGCAGAGGGAGCAAGTCAAGACTCACTTGGACAATTGCCTGCTTTTCTAGATTTATCCATTCTGGATTGGAAAGCCTTGGGTAAAACGGAAACGAATACGGAAAGTTCAACATCTTCTATGAATGAGGAAGCTATCAAAAATGGAGACTACTCTAGCATTGCAGGAACTTGGAAAAGTGGTACTGGAAATACATTGGTGTTTGATGCCAATGGTTTGGTGAGTGAAACTCAGCATTTGAGTGAATATGGTGCCAAAGATATGTATGGTTTTGTTAGTATTGGAGTCCTCCCTACGCAAGGTGCAGGTGGTTATGTAATAGCTTTTATACCTAAAGGAAAAGACTACACTATCACTAATGCAGGAGAAACATATAAAGATGCATCAGATCATGATCGAGATCGGATTTGGGCTGGTCAAGGACTGGGAACCAATACAGATCCAAATTCCTTTTATTACAAAATAGACTAA
- a CDS encoding YdeI/OmpD-associated family protein produces the protein MTGGTDMSDLSDAILNQVVLELKEGLDGPAKESFTKLPPSHQREWARYIGEAKKDETKLRRIEKMKVYLLKP, from the coding sequence ATGACAGGAGGAACCGACATGTCAGATTTATCAGATGCTATTTTGAACCAGGTAGTCCTTGAACTGAAAGAAGGTTTGGACGGTCCTGCCAAGGAGTCCTTTACCAAACTACCGCCTAGCCACCAGCGTGAATGGGCTCGCTATATCGGTGAAGCCAAAAAAGATGAGACCAAACTGCGCCGCATAGAAAAGATGAAGGTGTATTTGCTGAAGCCTTAA
- a CDS encoding MFS transporter — protein sequence MPDHQTVEKKDFFSLLATALVCFAGILSETSMNVTFPHLSKVFGLGLGTLQWITTGYLLAVAITITLGATLAHNWKERTILFTSLANFCLGTLIAMLAPSFPILMVGRILQGGATGLAIPLLFNLIVERVPKQKIGTYMGLSGMVVSLAPAIGPTYGGFMISRFDWHMIYTFILPVPIISFILGFFFLRNSEKSRKRAFDLLSFLLLASSLVFAIVAISSLEEGHIDWLYLVLCIVPLACFIYRSLKIDHPFLDIRILKQPTVLLAILPFFIFQFINLSANFLIPNFLVIEKDISTAQAGFALLPGTMLGAFLSPVFGKLYDRNGPKPTLFTGNSLLFLAVLLLLIFTKELTLTAVIAIYICFTLGRNMAFNNTLALATTQVDKGKTADTTALFQLAQTFAGAIGTAVTAVIANQAPNMTKGTQNVFTLLLGLVIFVFLSYLLLFKRIAAKKL from the coding sequence GTGCCAGATCATCAAACAGTTGAAAAGAAAGATTTTTTCTCGCTCCTTGCGACAGCCTTAGTTTGCTTTGCAGGCATCTTATCTGAAACCAGTATGAATGTAACCTTCCCGCATCTAAGTAAGGTCTTTGGGTTAGGATTGGGAACGCTACAATGGATTACGACAGGGTATTTACTAGCAGTGGCCATTACGATTACTTTAGGAGCTACCTTAGCCCACAATTGGAAAGAGAGAACCATCCTCTTTACCTCTTTGGCCAACTTTTGCTTAGGCACACTGATTGCCATGTTGGCTCCAAGCTTTCCTATCTTGATGGTAGGGAGAATCCTACAAGGAGGAGCTACCGGATTAGCCATTCCTCTGCTCTTTAACTTAATTGTTGAGCGTGTTCCTAAGCAAAAAATCGGAACCTACATGGGCTTGTCTGGGATGGTGGTCAGCCTAGCACCAGCAATTGGGCCGACTTACGGTGGTTTTATGATTAGTCGTTTTGACTGGCATATGATTTATACCTTTATTCTTCCTGTCCCAATCATTTCCTTTATTCTTGGCTTTTTCTTTTTAAGAAATTCCGAAAAGTCTAGGAAACGCGCCTTTGATCTCCTCTCATTTCTCCTCTTAGCAAGCTCACTCGTCTTTGCCATTGTAGCTATCTCTAGCTTAGAAGAAGGACATATCGATTGGCTCTATCTTGTTCTCTGCATAGTGCCACTAGCCTGCTTTATCTATCGGAGCTTGAAGATTGATCATCCATTCTTAGATATTCGGATTTTAAAGCAACCAACAGTCTTATTGGCTATTTTACCCTTCTTCATTTTTCAGTTTATCAACCTATCGGCTAATTTTCTGATTCCCAACTTCTTGGTCATAGAAAAAGACATTTCAACCGCTCAGGCAGGCTTTGCATTACTTCCAGGAACCATGCTTGGAGCCTTCCTCTCTCCTGTCTTTGGCAAACTCTATGATAGAAATGGTCCTAAACCAACCCTTTTTACAGGAAATTCACTTCTTTTCCTGGCTGTACTCTTACTCCTTATCTTTACAAAAGAACTCACCTTAACAGCTGTTATTGCGATTTATATTTGCTTTACCTTGGGGCGAAACATGGCCTTTAATAACACACTTGCCCTAGCAACGACTCAAGTTGATAAAGGAAAGACTGCAGATACGACTGCACTCTTTCAACTGGCCCAGACCTTTGCGGGTGCTATAGGTACTGCAGTAACGGCCGTCATCGCTAATCAAGCTCCCAATATGACAAAAGGAACTCAAAACGTCTTCACCCTTTTATTGGGCCTGGTTATCTTCGTATTCTTGTCTTATCTACTGCTTTTTAAAAGGATTGCAGCAAAGAAACTTTGA